The genomic segment GCGGATTTGAGCCTGCACAAGGATATGCAGAATACTCGTGTTTCATTGATAATTTTACCATGTACAATGCTCCCGGATCTTGGTTAAACATTGTCGAAAGGTCTAAGTCGAAGGTGTTTGGCTTGCACAAATCAAGACTCTTATCTTCATCAAGTCTGATACGTTTTTTCATAACCAATCTTCAAAAGCGACGTAGTTCACTTTGATACGAATTGTCTATAGAATTGGACTGCATGTAATATAAGATGTTATTCTTGTAGATTTTTATAACGCTAACATCAACAGCCCAGAGGTTGACAGCCGAGAATTGAATTTTTAATTGATCGGAATTGGGAAGAATATTACCTTCGTTTTCGAACTTTATTTCGGGATCTAAAGCCTTAACTTTAAGGTTAAACACGTAGTTGTTGTCCAAATACATGTTATTAATATTCTTTAGTGATGCCTTGATTTCTACTTTTACATCGCTACTCGGAATAACTTCCGGATAAATACGAATAACATTCTTATCGATATTATAAGTAAAAAAGCCTATACCTACAGGTTTAATAAGGTCTTCAATAGCTTGGTCGGGTTCAATCGGGTCGCTAAAAGTAATCCTGATATGCGGGTCGGCATCGTGCATCATTCTTATATCGACAACTGAATAATTGTTTATAGACATTGCCGGAATTAATATTTCCTCGTCAATAACTTTATTAGCTCCAATTGCTTTGCCGTCGATTTTAAGTTTTATAATATTATCTTTCTGACCACGTGGTAGGTTGTTTAAAGTAACTAAAAACGTGTTTTTAGTTATGGTATTAACGGCAACATTGTCGCTACCGTTATCTGTTTTAAACATTTGTTTAACTTCTTCTTCGGTGGCAGGATTTGCAATTTGAAGTGAAATATCAACACTGTTATTTTCTAACTGACTGTTACTCATAGGAGAATAAGGCATAATATCATACCTGAAATTTTGTTCAAGTACGAAGAAACCAAATTTAAAATTTTTAAACTTCTTCTCTACTTTCAGAATTTTATCCAAGTAAAATGAAGCTTTGTACTTGGTTCCTGGTTTCAACTCGTTAGGATCGGGTGTAAACCTTATAGTATTTGAGTTTATCCACTGTGTTGTACCTTTAATATTCGGCGAAAAACCAAATATTTTATCTTTAACCTCTGAATTAAGCTCAACCGCCGGAAGCTCATTGATAAGCTCTATTTGGATATACGAGTCAGTTGAAATTCCGCCGTAAGTGAACGCCGAAATATATTGACTAAAAGCCGGGTCTACTTCTTGTAGACGCGTTTTTTTACAACCTGTAAAAGCAATTAATGCTATTACATTTAAAATGACTGCGAGTTTAAAAATTTTTGAGTTCATGGCTTGTAATTTTTATATGTAACTATCGTTGATTTATTGTTTTATTAATTCTATTCAAATATGTTTTTCTTAATTTCTTTAAATGCGTTTTCGGGTATTCCTATTTCAATATAAGGCTCGTTTTCTATGTACATGGTAATGGTTTTACCATCTCGAGGTAAGCTGAAAAGTACTGATTCAAATCCATTTTCTTCCCAAATATCGTTTGCTTGTTTCTTTTGCGCTTCTGTCAGTTTATCCATATCTATAAAAAGTTCGAGCCAGACGTCTTGATAGCCTGCTAAGTTAGCATAACTATGTTGTATTAACTTTCCGTTTTCAAATGTATAAGTATTTGCAATATGTGTGTAACACATTGGTCCGCAATACTGCTGATTTACAGCTATCCACCACGTATTATCCTGTTTTTTTGCAAACATTTCCCATATACCTTCCCAAGCTCCGGAAAGATCAAAGTAACCATTTTTTACATCTAATTCACCAATAGCAATACCTCCGTACTCTCCTACTCGCTCGCCTTGTGCAACTTTTTTACGGTCGGTAGCCGAATATTCGTAGCAAAGGTCGTCGGGCAACAATACAAACAGGTCGCGTACGTCTTGTGGTTCCGATTTTTCAATCAATTGCTTAATTTGTTCCGGCGAGTACTCTGCTATAACTTCACGAAATGGGTCGTTTTCAATATCATTATCGTTTTCATTACCAGATAATTCGGGTTCAGCAATTTTGCTAAGGATAATTTTCGTATTTGGAGGCAATTGTCCGCATTTATCTGAGTACGTTTGTACAGTCATTGTTCCGTCGGGATTGATGGTGCAATCGGCAACTTTATTTTTTCTGCATTCATCGAGTGCGGCTTCGTCTTGTTCGGTAGCATTATTAAATGACATTGAGCCCATTATATAATCAAAAAAAAGTTCGGTGCTTGTTTCGGAAGTCAATTTTCCGACAAGTATTTCTTCAAAAGGTCCCATTGACGAATAGCTAATTTCGCTTAACGTATCGGCTTTACTTCTGAAATCGAGAATGAAAAATGTGCCTTCATCGTAATCTGATTTTTCCCATCTTCCAAAAAAGTTTTTCCAGTCTTCAAATTGTTTCTCTGTTTTTCCACTCTCGCAACTTACAAATGCTATTGCCAAGAGTAGTAATAATGCTAATTTTCTCATATTTTTTTATTTCACTTTTTGTTTTAATATTTTGATAAACCCATTGTACCAACATCTTCTATTTCCGATAGTCTAATTAGTTTATCGATACTTATATTTGTCCATGTTTCCTTATAGACCGTATTCTCTTCATCATCGGTATACAGTGTTTCCAACTTTTTTTTAGTTGAAAAGTTGATGCTTGTTTTATCTAAAATAGTCGCACCTCTATTATTGCTAGAATCGCAGCCTATAAGTTCAAAATCTTTATTTTGCCATCTAAACGTGTACTTAGTATAGCCATATTTTCCATACGAATACAAAATGTATAGTATATTCTTTTTTATCTCAATAATTACACTAAACGAGTCATCTTCATCTTCAGGGGAAAAACAGTCGTAGTTTTTTGATGCTAGCTCATACGTTCCGTTTTTGTTAAATAGCACTATAATTCCACCTCTATTAAAGTCTAATTCTCTTCCGAGATGGTCAGTTTCTAGCAAGCTTGTATCAGTTCCTTTAATGTATAACACTATGTCTTCAACTCCATCTTTATTCAAATCTCCTCTAATTTCTTCGTAAATAATGTATCCTTCGGGTAAAAAATCTTCCGGGTTTTGTTTATTTTGAGCAAAAGGAGTAGTTACTACAACTGCTATTAATATTTTGATAAGCACTATTTTAGTAAGGTTCATATTTTTTTATTTTTCTAATTCTTTCTAAAAAAACTCATAATTCTCGGTGACTTTTCTTGCTTAAATTCCGGCTCTGAAGTTGCAGCTTGCACGTATTTGTAGTAATCGAGATCTTTATTCATATTTTCTGCTATTTTAGCATATTTGCTTGATATTTCGTCGGTTCTCTTATGTGTAGAAAATACCATTGGAGTATTAGCCGGACGAAAAACAAGTTCTATAATAGGTTTGTCGCTCAGCATTTCCTCTGTAACAATTTCGTTTATTGCTTCAATATTTTGCGGATGCGAGCACATTGTAATACGTCCGGTGACATCTAAATTTTTGGGAGTTAAGAGTAAATGCCTATAAAACTTATCGTTCAAAATTAGCTCCCATGAGAGTTCAAAAGCCGGCATTAGGTCAAAAAATAGGCGTTTTAAATCGGCTCTTTTTTTTATCATTCCTTGTAGTCCGTTTTGTATATTTTGTTTGCTTTTGCCGCTTAGTACAAGGTGTTTAAATTGGATAAACTCAGTTGCCAACAAAGTAATTGTTGCTATTAAAGTCATTTTTTGTTGTTCGCGAATAGAGTTTTGCGAAATTTTAATTTGCTCTACTTCCGATAAATAAGTGATATCGGCATCGCTTTTTGCATTTTGCCAGTTTTCAATTGTTCTGGCATATTGAGGATATGCAATTTTATCGAGCGGGTCGGAAGCCTGTGCAATTATTTCATTTTGTTCTATGTTGTCGTCGGCAGAAAGTTTAAACATAAGGTTTCGTCGCTCACTTTCTATGTTAAAGTCGAGCATATCAGCGCTTTGCTCAGCCAAGTCAAACAGATTTTGGTAAGCTTGCTCGGCTTTTTTTCGATATTTGCATGCTTTTATTGCATCGTAAGCCGTTCTGTATTGTTCTACGAATTCTTTTGGAGTAATTTGCTGACGTTTTTCAATTTCTTCTACCGTTATTTCGGATGATTTGGACATTGCAATTTTACCGAACAAATCGATATAGCGTTTGCCGTAGCCTTTAGAGTCATAATCAGCCATGAAGGATGTGACATCTTTTGCCGATTCGGCTAAAAGGGTAAGCTCTTTTTTAAATTCTTCTATTTCTTTCAGAACTTTTTCATCGTCGCATGGCATTGTTTCAAATGCCTCTAAATATGCATTAAGTATTCCTTCAACTACAACATCCATAATCAATTATTTTCAAATTCTTCGTTTATGTATTCATAATCACCGTCTTTGGTGTTGGGAGCTATGCACATAATAGCTGCACCACGATATTTTGGCAATTCGCTTTGTGCCATAGCAAATCTATCAGCATCTCTGTTTTTGATATCGTTCCACGCTTGTTCAAATTCTTCATTTGTTTGGATGCTATCAAACTCTTCTTTGTTAAAAAAAGATGTCTCGTACTCGTTTGCGAAAAGCTTTAAAAACTCATCGCTACAAGCAAAATGTTTTCTGTACGGTTTTTGGTTGACAATTTCAGACAATTGCTTATTCTCTTCTTTCCAATCGTTGTATCGTAACTCGGCATTTGTCGGTGTGTTTTCTTCAATTTTGTAATGAACAAAGTCGTTAAAACTTGCAAGCAGGCGTTCTAATGTTTTGCTGTAACGCAGATTAGCTTTTTTTATATCGTCGTAAAAGCCGGTCAGATAAGCGTCTTGGGGATTGGCAATAACATTTTCCAAAGCATTTTTGTATATATTTGCCTGTTCTTCGAGTCCGTTATCAATAGCAGCCTGGTAATGTGCCGAAAGTTTGTCTTTTATCAAAGCCTCGGCAGGCATTGCGTTATAACCTTCGTTTTGCAAACGAACGGTCATTGTGGCAACACTGTCGCACTCGTTGGCAAGTGCAAGAATTTTCCTATACACTTCAGCCTGAAATTTAGTGTATGGCGAAGATTCATAACGCTCAATCATCAGGCTATACATTTTTTTTACTTTATCCATCATAACCTCAATTTTTAAAAATGAGACGGCATCAGAGATCAAACGCCGCCTCATTCTTTTTAAAACCCTTTTGTTATAGTTATTTAGCAAACTGTTTACAAGTTTACCAACGCGAATAACTTTTTTCTATTCAATTCCTAATCTTTCAGCTTCTTCGGGGTTTTGTTTTTTTAGTAAATCGAAAAAGGCGTACTGAGTTATGATGTTCATTGCCACCATTTTGCTGTTAAGTTCGCTATCGAACTCTCTAATTTCACTCATGCGAGGGTTATATAGATCAATAGCCTTTTGTGGCATTTCCAATCTAACAACCTCCACGAAAGCAAGCGAACCAATTTCATCTTTAGTTGCATCATCTTTTTGGTCAATTACTTTTCCTATAGGTAAAAGTTTTTGTATTGTTGATTCGTAGAGATTTTCGAACTCTACCTTCATTTCGTTGTTTGCCTGCGGATACTTTTCTAATATTTCAACCATTTCAGTCATGGCTTCATCGTAAATTGTTACAATCATTTTTGCAAGACTCTCATTGCTTGCAGAAAGCAATTCTTTTTCAGATTTAACAGTCGACGAGGCTTTTTTAGAGTTGTTGCCACAGCCGGACAATACTAGTGCTGCACACATAATAATTACAATGTTAATTTTTTTCATCATTTTCTTTAATTTTTAAATGTTATTATTAAGTCAGAAGTTGGACTTCCAATCCCTGACTCTTTTTTATTACTTATATTAAAATTCTTTATCCACCACCCAATTTTTACTTTCAGCAATGGATGTATCAACAGTTTCGGTACCAGGATTACCGTTAATTTTAGCTTTTCCTTCCCAACTTTTACCGGTTCTGTCAGGAAGTGTACCAAACATATTTTCAATAGCTTCTTCGGTAAAATCATTTTCAAGAATTCTAACTTCTTGAAGTTCTGGACAAGCCGACAAATCTAACGATGTAAGCGAACTGAAGTTTGCATCTAATAATTCGAGTACCGGATTTGAGAGAGTTAAAGATGTAAGTTCTTCACATCCACATAACGCTTCTTCTAGCTCTTTATTATTTGATAAATCAAGAGATGAAATTTCGTTGCTTCTGCAAGCAAGTACTTTTAAAGCCGTATTTTTCGATAAATCTAATGATGTAATTTCATTGCTGATACAATTTAATTCAGTGAGTAACGGATTCCCTGATACATCTAAAGTCGTTATATCATTATCTACGCATGTAAGGTAAGTAACATTTCCGTATAGTGTAACAGTTTGAGCTCCTAACTTAAACTCAGTTTCTACAAAAGCTTCTTCGCCAAATTCGGTAACGGCTTCGCCTTTGTCTTTTACGCCGTTATTGTTTAAATCAATCCAAATTTCAGATTGGTCTGCTTCGTCGGCATTAATGGATAGGATAATCTTTTCTCCTACTTCTTTAGAAGTTGTAAAAGTGATTTTGGTTTTCATTTCTGCATTTGTGTTTAGGTTCTGTTTATTGCCGCATCCACTTAATAAGGTAGCTGCAACTAATGCAATAATTAAAAGATATGTTTTCATTTTCGTTATAATTTTAATTGTTATTTATTTAAAAGTTTCTACAGTAGTCTTCAACCATTTTCCACAAGCGATCGCTATCAACAGTAAGTATTATACGTGCTTGTTGTGTACCAATAGGTTGATTGTGCTCAAACGCAACCGATTGTCCATACGAGAAACCAAATTGCGAGTTAACGTCTACATAACGAGTAACTTCTTCGGTAATAAGTGTAGGATCAATCATAATTGCACCTGCAATAACGTCCCAAATGTAGTGTACATAGTCGGGGTTTTCGATGTACAAAGTTTTTAGGAAGTTGCGGTTAAACATATTTACAAGTTCCGGATTCTTTGTAATAGAAATAATTTCCTCGTATTTATCCTTACGGAATGGCATTTTTTCGCAAACGTCTAATCCAACAATAATTTGTTCTTTGAAAGGAGTACGTAAGCACATTTTTGCAGCTTCCGGATCCAACCACCAGTTGAACTCAGCTGTAGGTGTGGTGTTACCTGGTTTGAAAAAAGAACCGCCCATATAAATAACTCGTTTAATGAGTGGAACTATTTCGGGGGCAATACGAACAGCAGTAGCCAAGTTTACGCATGTACCTATAGCTATAATGGTTATTTCGTTCGGATTTTTCTTTACCTGTTCGATAATAAAGTTAACGGCTTTCATTTCCAATGGTTTTACTTTTGGTTCGGTACCGTATTTTTGTAGATAAACCGATTGCCAAGATTTGGGTTCGGGATAACCTGCAGCTCCTACATATGCGTCGCCAATACCAAATAGGATACGTTCGTTTTTAATAGTTTCGAAACGGCTAGGATAAATAGGTTGACGAATGCCAGGTACAACGGGAATATCAGTTCTTCCTATTGCTTCCAATTGTCGAATGGCATAAGCAATTCCTTCATTAACCCAGGTGTTTCCTACAACGATAGTCGCACCTAACAAATCAATATTAGGAGCTTTGGCTAACATCATCATAGTGATGCCGTCGTCAAATACTTCTACCATGTCGGTGTCAAGTATTACTTTTTCTTTTTTTTGTGCTTGTGCACTAATGTTAAGTAATAACATCGTGCATAATAACGGGATTAATAGTTTTTTCATGCTTTTAAAATTTTAGTTATTTAATTTAATTTGATAAGATTCGTTTGTTAATTTTACATAGAACTGTCTATAGTTTTTTGTAGATACCAATTTTTATTTTTGCATACAAACACAGCCTTAACGCCTATTCCATTTTCAATTCCTTTGATATGGATGAAAGCTGTGTCTCCTAAAACTTCTATTTCTTGAGTGTATGCATCTGTTTTACGTTCGGCAATTGATTGATCCCAATAAAAATCTATCTTTTGCCACTCGCTTTCTGATTTAGTGTTAGTAATTATTACTTCTTGGAAATCATACTCACCCTCTTCGCTTATTACTTCCTTATACTCAACAAATTCAGATACAAACGGGAAAATAGTTCTGCTTTTTTGAAACTCAAAATCATTGTTGTACTTGTCGAGGAATGTTTTAAAATCTTCGCATTCGGTATCAGAACCTGCTTGGGAATCATCGTTTATTACTCTTTTGTATTCAAGGGTATTACCGCGTCCCATAAAGCTAAGAATTAGATTATCTTCGTCAAGTTGAACTATGTACCAGCACAGATCCGATTCGTTGCAAGAGATAAATCTATCTTTTTCGTGGGGTAAGTCTGTGTCTTTATCCATATCGTTTGTACAAAAGTCGGAAAGAGTGTATGGTTCCACATCCCAATCGTCCATTCCGTCAGCAATTTCTTTACGTAATCCATCTTTAAAAACGAGGAAAGTAGTTTTGTCATCTACATGTTGCCATGTTCCTTCAAGTAGCTCAGCAACAGACTTCTTCTGAGAGCATCCAATCGTGAACAGCAATAAAGTCGATATTATTAATATTAAATTTTTCATTTCTATTTTTAAGTTAAGTGAAATTTAAAATTCAAAATCTCTAGAATTTTGTACTAGCCCCTCCACCACCGCTACTTCCTCCGCCCCACGAGCCACCTCTGCTACTTGAACTACTACCACTGCTCCATGAACTGTAACTGCCGCCTCCGCCACTTGATTTGGTTGCTGGCGCCACATACTTGTACGGTACAAGTACTTTATGTCCATGATTACACGCTTTGCAGATGTAATGATACTCTTTCATTCCGTCTTGATTAGGTAGGGCTTTTTGTACAACTTGCGGTTTGTTTTTTAATACAACTTTACCTTTAGCTCCACATTTTTGACAATTTAAATTAGGCATATCACCTTTTTTTGCTATCGCCTTATATATCAAGTAAATTATATATGAAGCGAAAAATAGAGCTGCAACAACACAACCTACACCCGAAAGCGATTTATACTTGGCTGCTGCAACAAATGGGTCTTCACTTGACAATACACGTTTTTTTCTTGCCGACTCTACAATACCAATGACAATCAAACCAACTATCAACCAAATCAGGAGAAATTTACCAATTCCACTTGACGAAGATTCACTTTTTAGAAACTCAGAAGTACCGTTTAATACTTTTTCAATCTCTTCTAGCCCAACTATGAGTCCTTCTCCGTAATCACCTGTTTTTAGGTACGGTATCATTTTTTTGGTTTGAATGAGCTTACACAAACCGTCGGTAAGAACTTGTTCGGTACCTAATCCGGTTTCAAAAACAATTTCGCGTTCACCATCTGCTGTTAGAAGTAAGATTAGCAAACCATTGTTGGTTTCTTTCTTACCTATCCCCCAGGTGTTGAAAAGTTCGGTAGAGAACTCTTTTGCAGAGCCGTATCTCTCCACGTCAATTGCCGGCAATACTACTATAGCGGCTTCTATATCGAGAGAATCGCGAAATTCGGCAAGACGTTCATCTAAAAGAATAATATCTCCTATATCTAATACATTCTCAGGGTCGCTTACGTATCGTGTATAATCTTCTAATTGTACATTAGGAACATCTCTAACTGTGTAGCGTACTTGTGCTTGCAAACTTCCGAAAAGCAATAGCAAAAGAATCAGGTTAATTTTATTTATAATGTTTTTTTTCATTTGTTTATGTTTTTTTGGTTTTTAATTAAAATTGAACATCGGGTGTAGTGCTATTGTCTGCTTCGAAATAATCTTTTTTGGCAAAACCGAAAACCAATGCAACTACGTTTCTTGGAAATCTACGTCGGTAAGTGTTGTACTTGTTAGTAGCCTTGTTAAATTCCCGACGTGCGAATGCGATGCGATTTTCAGTACCTTCAAGTTGTCCTTGTAGCATAGTGAAGTTTTCGGCTGCTTTCAAGTCGGGATAGTTTTCTACAACAGCCAGCAATCTTGAAAGTGCTTGCGATAGTTCGCCTTGTGCATCGTTAAATTGCTGCAAACTCGCTGCATCTAAGTTATCGGCATCAATATTTACTTGAGTTGCCTTAGCACGTGCCTCAATTACTTGCGTTAGTGTTTCTTGTTCGTGTGTAGCATATCCTTTCACAGTTTCCACTAAATTTTTAATTAAATCGGCACGTCTCTGATATTGATTTTCCACCTGCGCCCATGCCATTTTAACGGCTTCCTCTCTCTTTACCAAACGGTTATACGTTCCCCAAACAAATGGAACTAAAATCAACAGGAGTATAAAAATTGAGAACCAAATTATTACTTTTTTACCCATATAAGAAAAATTTAAAAGTTTAAAATTGGGAGCAAAAATTTATAAAAACAGTATTATAATTTCTTTTCTATTTGCTCCCATAGTTAATAGTTTGTTTTAAAAAATCATAGCCAAAGCTACAATAATAGCTATAATAGTTATCACAAGCATTGCAATCTTAGTCTTGTCTTTTGGATATTGTCCGGTTACTCTTCCTGTACGTCCGTTTACAACAAACTGATATACCTTATTGTTGAACTTAAACGCACTTATCCAAACCGGTAGCAGCAAGTGTTTAAACTTAATATTGTTGTATTCTGTATGGCTTGAATCAATTCTTTGGTCATCACCACCAATATCAACTTTAATTGAGTCTTCTATCACTATGTCCATTTTTTCCTTTGCATCGTCTATTGCTTCACGAAAATCTCTTTGATAAATTTCGGTAAGAAATCCAGCTAAAAACTCTTTTTTATACCCAACGCAGTTCATCATATCCCAGTTAGTTAGATTTTTTAAAATACTATCGGGAAGTGATTTGGATGCAGGTATTACTATATCGTCGAAGGGAACTTTAACACTACCGCTTGTATAGTACCAATCGGTAACAGTACGGCGTACTTCTTCGCCTTTGCTATTACGTGATACTTCGGTTCTATGTTTACCACGCTGACCTGTATATTCAGTATAGGTATCAGCATCGTAAGTCCAAAATGGCAAGTACACTCCTTTAAAGCTATCGGTTGTTGTACCGTACTTTTTAAGTTGCGTTGGTAGAAACCATTTTTTTCCTAACCATTTTTTAAAGTTTTCTCTACTTGCCTTTTCAGTTACTTTGAAAGGCAACAGATATTCGGGTTGCCAAAAACGTTTTACCGAAGCCTCATTCATAATCAGCGGAGTACCACAAAAAGCACATTTTGCAGCCGAAGTATTTTCGGGTAGTGTAGTTGTTGCTCCACACTGACGACATTTTATTTCCGGAATTTCAATTACCTCTTCCTTGTTTTCTTCGTCGGCACGATTTTTCCAATATTCAAAATCGTTTTCTTCAATTTGTACAGGAGTTTTGTCTAATCCGCCTTTGTATCCACAGTAAAGACATTTCAAGTCTTCATCAGCTGGCGAGTATTGCATATAGCCACCGCAAGATTTACATTTGGTTTGCAGTACGTCGGTTATGGGTTGTGTATTGATATCCATATTTCGATTTTATTATGTTAATAGAGACGTGGTTTTCCACGTCTCTAT from the Lentimicrobiaceae bacterium genome contains:
- a CDS encoding nucleoside hydrolase; translation: MKKLLIPLLCTMLLLNISAQAQKKEKVILDTDMVEVFDDGITMMMLAKAPNIDLLGATIVVGNTWVNEGIAYAIRQLEAIGRTDIPVVPGIRQPIYPSRFETIKNERILFGIGDAYVGAAGYPEPKSWQSVYLQKYGTEPKVKPLEMKAVNFIIEQVKKNPNEITIIAIGTCVNLATAVRIAPEIVPLIKRVIYMGGSFFKPGNTTPTAEFNWWLDPEAAKMCLRTPFKEQIIVGLDVCEKMPFRKDKYEEIISITKNPELVNMFNRNFLKTLYIENPDYVHYIWDVIAGAIMIDPTLITEEVTRYVDVNSQFGFSYGQSVAFEHNQPIGTQQARIILTVDSDRLWKMVEDYCRNF
- a CDS encoding LemA family protein; amino-acid sequence: MGKKVIIWFSIFILLLILVPFVWGTYNRLVKREEAVKMAWAQVENQYQRRADLIKNLVETVKGYATHEQETLTQVIEARAKATQVNIDADNLDAASLQQFNDAQGELSQALSRLLAVVENYPDLKAAENFTMLQGQLEGTENRIAFARREFNKATNKYNTYRRRFPRNVVALVFGFAKKDYFEADNSTTPDVQF
- a CDS encoding TPM domain-containing protein, encoding MKKNIINKINLILLLLLFGSLQAQVRYTVRDVPNVQLEDYTRYVSDPENVLDIGDIILLDERLAEFRDSLDIEAAIVVLPAIDVERYGSAKEFSTELFNTWGIGKKETNNGLLILLLTADGEREIVFETGLGTEQVLTDGLCKLIQTKKMIPYLKTGDYGEGLIVGLEEIEKVLNGTSEFLKSESSSSGIGKFLLIWLIVGLIVIGIVESARKKRVLSSEDPFVAAAKYKSLSGVGCVVAALFFASYIIYLIYKAIAKKGDMPNLNCQKCGAKGKVVLKNKPQVVQKALPNQDGMKEYHYICKACNHGHKVLVPYKYVAPATKSSGGGGSYSSWSSGSSSSSRGGSWGGGSSGGGGASTKF